Proteins co-encoded in one Fimbriimonadia bacterium genomic window:
- the pdhA gene encoding pyruvate dehydrogenase (acetyl-transferring) E1 component subunit alpha: MSTPARNRPAVADAEQLKQFYKDMLLIRRFEEKCEFAYRAGKIGGYLHLYIGQEATGVGWLSALHPGDSVIGAYRVHGFALQMGTDPKVVMAELLGRVTGCARGKGGSMHLYDIPRGFYGGWGIVGGHVPLGVGLAFAAKYHNTGQVVLCFMGDGAVNAGVVPEVMNMASLWDLPIVFIIENNQFAMGTRLEYHAADTELHKRAAPFAMGHERLDGMDVVQVRRDADRIIAQVRETSRPYCVEVMNYRFVGHGAADVSQNLYRTDEEVAEWRNRDPLRIHGDRLIREEIATEADMELWDIEIQRVVEEAYAFADTSPEPPIEEVYQHVYTDMMPEVGH; encoded by the coding sequence GTGAGTACACCGGCAAGGAATAGGCCCGCAGTGGCGGATGCCGAACAACTGAAGCAGTTTTATAAGGACATGCTGCTGATCCGTCGCTTCGAGGAAAAGTGCGAGTTCGCCTATCGTGCAGGCAAGATCGGCGGATACCTTCACCTGTACATCGGGCAGGAAGCAACAGGTGTCGGCTGGCTTTCGGCGCTGCATCCCGGGGACTCGGTGATAGGTGCGTACCGAGTGCACGGCTTTGCGCTGCAGATGGGTACCGACCCCAAAGTGGTGATGGCGGAGCTGTTAGGGCGGGTGACCGGCTGTGCGCGTGGAAAGGGCGGGTCCATGCATCTCTACGACATCCCGCGGGGCTTCTATGGGGGATGGGGGATCGTAGGCGGACACGTGCCGTTGGGGGTCGGGCTGGCGTTCGCAGCCAAGTACCATAACACGGGCCAGGTGGTGCTCTGCTTCATGGGCGACGGCGCCGTGAATGCCGGAGTCGTGCCCGAGGTGATGAACATGGCTTCGCTATGGGACCTGCCCATCGTGTTCATCATCGAAAACAATCAGTTTGCCATGGGAACGCGCTTGGAATACCATGCTGCAGACACAGAACTGCACAAGCGGGCCGCTCCCTTCGCAATGGGTCACGAGAGACTGGATGGCATGGACGTGGTACAGGTACGCCGTGATGCCGATCGTATCATCGCGCAGGTGCGCGAGACCTCCCGTCCGTACTGCGTCGAAGTGATGAACTACCGTTTCGTGGGACACGGCGCCGCCGATGTGAGCCAGAATCTCTACCGCACGGATGAAGAGGTCGCCGAGTGGCGCAACCGTGACCCACTTCGTATCCATGGTGACCGATTGATCCGGGAGGAGATAGCTACCGAAGCCGACATGGAATTGTGGGACATCGAGATACAAAGGGTGGTGGAGGAGGCGTATGCGTTCGCGGATACATCCCCCGAACCACCTATCGAAGAGGTGTACCAGCACGTTTACACCGACATGATGCCGGAGGTGGGGCACTGA